A DNA window from Gimesia sp. contains the following coding sequences:
- a CDS encoding c-type cytochrome domain-containing protein: MTVRAQEENLSAEVKQIFRTRCLECHGDTRREADINILDLSTFVGAAGSVVPGNVDESVLYDYIASDDEDFRMPEAPRPPLSAGEIEIVRKWIEAKAPAFPEDVAVPAQASQDPAFANTIGTEFVLKQILKFVEATPRSDRPFLRFFSSNHLLTAGATAEELREQQFALTKALNHLSWQPDIVKPIAVDPDTNTIFAVDIRKLGWHESVVTPVSPHKLPGNTNVDKFDMILLEYPYGIAYENAETFEQLREVYLQPAGLIRPVPYVRIDWLISVATQSPLYEDLLELPHELNQLEQLIGVDSEANLQNFIASRAGMTLSGVSRNNRIVERHPSRDGAYWKSFDFETSKGLQNMFADPLDFHYAGGEMIWNLPNGLQAYLVTDNAGNRILEAPTTIVTDKFSEDKVVRNGLACMRCHDRGMKRFSDNIRPAFQALPNNTGLNTRDILRLYIPKQEMDQLLDKDEARFQSAMQAALGGNVKNEPLTATTRKFIDAPLTLTQAAGELGLKEPGQLNAVFKLPQFTQLGLAGLSTGGVIRRDTWEDYYDRVVRQLGIGTPIAAVDGLTRPDHLAEGLARNLKVSTNQKSNLFSPGDEMVINIKNETGVDLFIELVGTSARGRKVALTKQVLPLKNGSVYRFPETGSIKIQPQLGTEFITVFASPQQFSPGVLLRGKNVNDRFVHDFYNFADDQRRLKNNPSQLIKKTISIETR; encoded by the coding sequence ATGACGGTCAGGGCACAGGAAGAAAACCTGTCAGCGGAAGTCAAACAGATTTTCCGCACACGCTGCCTGGAATGTCACGGAGACACGCGTCGGGAAGCAGACATCAATATTCTCGACCTGAGCACGTTTGTCGGTGCAGCAGGCTCCGTCGTGCCGGGCAATGTCGATGAATCCGTGCTCTACGATTACATCGCTTCCGATGATGAAGACTTCCGCATGCCGGAAGCACCGCGGCCTCCGCTCAGTGCGGGAGAAATTGAAATCGTCCGCAAATGGATCGAAGCCAAAGCCCCTGCTTTTCCCGAAGATGTTGCCGTCCCTGCTCAAGCGAGTCAGGATCCCGCGTTTGCCAATACCATCGGCACCGAATTTGTCTTAAAGCAGATTCTGAAATTCGTGGAGGCCACGCCCCGCTCTGACCGTCCCTTTCTGCGTTTCTTCAGCAGCAACCACCTGTTGACCGCAGGTGCGACCGCAGAAGAACTGCGCGAACAGCAATTTGCACTGACCAAAGCGTTGAACCACCTGTCCTGGCAGCCCGACATCGTCAAACCGATTGCCGTCGATCCGGATACTAATACGATCTTCGCCGTTGATATTCGCAAACTGGGCTGGCATGAATCGGTCGTCACCCCCGTTTCACCTCACAAGCTGCCCGGCAATACCAACGTCGACAAATTCGACATGATCCTGCTCGAATACCCGTATGGCATCGCCTATGAAAACGCAGAAACATTCGAGCAACTCCGGGAGGTCTACCTCCAGCCAGCTGGTCTGATCAGACCGGTACCCTATGTCCGCATTGACTGGTTGATCAGCGTCGCCACCCAATCGCCACTCTATGAAGATCTTCTCGAACTGCCGCATGAATTGAATCAGCTCGAACAGCTGATCGGCGTCGACAGTGAAGCAAACCTGCAGAACTTTATTGCCAGCCGGGCGGGCATGACGCTCTCCGGAGTTTCGCGCAACAATCGCATTGTCGAACGGCACCCTTCTCGAGACGGTGCTTACTGGAAAAGCTTTGATTTCGAGACCAGCAAAGGTCTGCAGAACATGTTCGCCGACCCGCTCGATTTCCATTATGCCGGCGGCGAGATGATCTGGAATCTGCCCAACGGACTGCAGGCCTATCTGGTCACCGACAACGCAGGCAACCGCATCCTGGAAGCTCCCACTACAATCGTCACCGACAAATTCTCGGAAGACAAAGTCGTCCGTAACGGGCTGGCCTGCATGCGCTGTCATGACCGGGGAATGAAACGTTTCTCGGACAACATCCGCCCTGCATTTCAGGCACTCCCGAATAACACCGGCCTGAATACACGAGACATTCTACGCCTCTACATCCCCAAGCAGGAAATGGACCAGCTGCTCGATAAGGATGAAGCACGCTTCCAGTCCGCCATGCAGGCAGCTCTGGGGGGCAACGTGAAAAATGAACCCTTAACCGCCACCACCCGTAAATTCATCGACGCGCCACTGACACTCACCCAGGCCGCCGGCGAACTGGGCCTCAAAGAACCGGGGCAGTTGAATGCGGTATTCAAACTTCCCCAGTTCACACAACTGGGACTGGCAGGCTTATCCACCGGCGGTGTGATCCGCCGCGATACCTGGGAGGACTATTACGACCGGGTCGTACGCCAGCTGGGTATCGGCACTCCCATCGCTGCCGTCGATGGTCTGACTCGTCCGGACCATTTAGCCGAAGGACTGGCCCGCAACCTGAAAGTGAGCACTAACCAGAAAAGCAATCTGTTCTCACCCGGCGACGAGATGGTGATCAACATCAAAAATGAAACCGGCGTCGATCTGTTTATCGAACTGGTAGGCACCAGCGCCCGTGGTCGCAAAGTCGCTTTAACCAAACAGGTGCTGCCCTTAAAAAATGGCAGCGTATATCGTTTCCCGGAAACCGGTTCGATTAAAATTCAACCGCAACTGGGTACCGAATTCATTACCGTCTTTGCCAGCCCCCAACAATTCAGTCCCGGGGTTTTGCTGCGGGGAAAGAATGTCAACGATCGCTTCGTTCACGATTTCTACAATTTCGCAGACGACCAGCGTCGGCTCAAAAATAACCCCAGCCAGCTGATTAAGAAAACAATCAGTATTGAAACCAGGTAA
- a CDS encoding sigma-70 family RNA polymerase sigma factor, whose translation MQFAYRRRGHSQETWLRAWQKIPEYFDGSHFRGWLFQIAKNLLLDEFRKKKMTSLSEGMNAPEMQDAAQAFINQEEKQQLQNCLSQLDDSRQQIVRLRLSGQSHREISDQLQIDYTTVQTRFHRAKQFLEECVQSTRKETA comes from the coding sequence CTGCAGTTCGCATATCGTCGCAGGGGACATTCCCAGGAGACCTGGTTACGGGCCTGGCAGAAAATACCGGAGTACTTTGACGGCTCCCATTTCCGTGGCTGGTTATTTCAGATTGCGAAGAATCTGTTGCTGGACGAATTTCGAAAAAAGAAGATGACCTCACTTTCTGAAGGGATGAATGCGCCTGAAATGCAGGATGCCGCTCAGGCTTTCATCAATCAGGAAGAGAAACAGCAGTTGCAAAATTGTCTGAGTCAACTGGATGACTCCCGGCAGCAGATCGTTCGTTTGCGGCTATCAGGGCAGAGTCATCGCGAAATCAGCGATCAGCTGCAGATCGACTACACAACGGTTCAAACCCGTTTCCATCGAGCCAAACAGTTCCTGGAAGAGTGCGTCCAGTCGACACGGAAGGAGACTGCCTGA
- a CDS encoding MBL fold metallo-hydrolase, with protein MTLHFQVLGKPGRDNALFVRVESGQSTARLLFDCGDGCLSSLPFSEIQAIDHLFFSHLHMDHIGGFDSFFRCTFNRDVKSNVIWGPAGTSAILHHRFQGFWWNLHANQSGTWSVNDVHPTHVERFRYEIREAFTECHKEGKTEQCSPLLETSDYSVSAIHLKHNGPCLGYVVRENPKWNIQTNRVAAMGLRPGSWMKDLKSDTATPTIDIEGRTFDLAALRNDLLVESPGESIAYLTDFLLDEATSEQLQEVLGDCTTVVCEAQYRDQDIDLAQRNFHTTTTAVSQLAARSGFGKLVLFHLSDRYTRGEWGEMLTECRTIFPNTEFPKDWNIEAESNGS; from the coding sequence ATGACTCTCCACTTCCAGGTGCTGGGAAAACCAGGCCGCGATAATGCACTTTTCGTTCGCGTCGAGTCGGGACAATCGACCGCGCGATTACTGTTTGACTGTGGCGATGGATGTTTATCGAGCCTGCCATTTTCCGAGATCCAGGCGATCGATCATCTGTTCTTTTCGCATCTGCACATGGACCACATTGGCGGTTTTGATTCGTTTTTCCGTTGTACTTTCAATCGTGATGTCAAGTCGAACGTGATTTGGGGACCTGCCGGTACGTCTGCCATTCTGCACCATCGATTTCAAGGGTTCTGGTGGAATCTTCACGCGAATCAATCTGGAACATGGTCTGTAAACGACGTGCACCCGACCCACGTTGAACGATTCCGCTACGAGATTCGCGAAGCGTTTACTGAATGCCACAAAGAGGGTAAGACCGAACAATGCAGTCCGCTACTGGAAACGAGCGACTATTCGGTCTCTGCGATCCACCTGAAGCATAACGGCCCCTGCCTGGGGTATGTGGTTCGAGAAAACCCGAAGTGGAACATCCAGACCAACCGTGTTGCTGCAATGGGCCTGCGTCCCGGTTCATGGATGAAAGACCTAAAGAGTGACACTGCGACTCCGACGATTGACATCGAGGGCCGGACATTTGATCTCGCGGCACTACGAAACGATTTGTTAGTTGAATCACCTGGCGAATCGATCGCGTACCTGACTGATTTTCTGCTGGACGAAGCAACGAGCGAACAACTGCAGGAAGTTTTAGGCGATTGCACCACGGTTGTCTGCGAGGCGCAGTACCGGGATCAGGACATCGATCTTGCACAACGCAACTTTCACACAACGACCACAGCGGTCTCCCAGCTGGCCGCCCGCTCCGGTTTCGGCAAACTCGTCTTATTCCATCTATCCGACCGGTATACGAGAGGTGAATGGGGTGAGATGTTGACCGAATGCCGAACGATCTTTCCCAACACCGAGTTCCCCAAAGACTGGAACATCGAAGCGGAGAGCAACGGCAGCTGA
- a CDS encoding methyltransferase domain-containing protein has product MAAVGFTIWTTQLGPPLILYLGLFGAVVATWYAIASFVAFHIMFDRPDFLSGDWLTRCVELPPQSCVQLSICVEETTLPVPKIFPLAEYIELDLFDESLMTEPAIARAKQKSGDSPILATKPDALPLSDNSSELTVVTLVAHEIRDASQREALFRELARITTPGGRLVIAEHLRNVAAAAVFGPGLFHFYPRFTWITLAKNTELEIEYEFDITPFFHIFVLRHSGCSQKGYEQKRFQEP; this is encoded by the coding sequence GTGGCAGCTGTTGGATTTACCATCTGGACGACCCAGCTGGGGCCGCCGCTCATCCTTTACCTGGGACTCTTCGGTGCTGTGGTTGCGACCTGGTATGCGATCGCGTCTTTCGTCGCATTTCACATCATGTTTGATCGTCCTGATTTTCTTTCCGGTGATTGGCTGACTCGTTGCGTCGAACTGCCGCCCCAATCATGTGTCCAACTAAGTATCTGCGTCGAGGAAACGACTCTCCCAGTCCCGAAAATATTTCCTCTCGCCGAATACATCGAACTGGACCTGTTTGACGAATCCCTGATGACCGAACCGGCAATTGCCAGAGCAAAGCAGAAGTCTGGCGATTCCCCGATTCTCGCCACCAAACCAGATGCACTGCCGCTGTCAGACAACTCTTCTGAATTGACAGTGGTGACTCTCGTTGCGCACGAAATCCGCGATGCGTCACAGCGCGAAGCACTTTTTCGGGAGCTGGCACGAATCACCACCCCGGGAGGGCGGCTGGTTATTGCCGAACATCTTCGCAACGTTGCAGCCGCTGCGGTATTTGGCCCGGGGTTATTCCATTTCTACCCTCGGTTCACCTGGATAACGCTGGCGAAAAATACAGAACTCGAAATAGAATACGAATTCGATATCACGCCATTTTTCCACATCTTTGTGTTGCGTCATTCGGGATGCAGCCAAAAAGGATATGAACAGAAAAGGTTCCAGGAACCATAA
- a CDS encoding transposase yields the protein MGRPKRAAQAGYIYHVLNRANARMTIFETDEDYAAFERILSEAVERFEIRLLSYCVMPNHWHLVVHPSEDGQLSRFTGWLTLTHTQRWHAHRKSTGSGHVYQGRFKSFPIQEDEHFYTVCRYVERNALTAKLVKRAEDWRWGSLYHWNQGTTEPQPLLAPWPQRRKPGWLEHVNQCLTDREEQALTRSIQRGTPFGDKEWTENTVQQLDLESTLKPRGRPRKVD from the coding sequence ATGGGACGACCAAAACGCGCTGCCCAGGCAGGATATATTTATCATGTGCTGAACCGAGCGAATGCCCGGATGACGATCTTTGAGACGGACGAAGACTACGCCGCGTTTGAACGGATCTTGTCGGAAGCGGTCGAGCGGTTTGAGATACGGCTGCTCAGTTATTGTGTGATGCCCAACCATTGGCATCTGGTCGTCCATCCCAGTGAAGATGGTCAGCTCTCCCGCTTCACAGGCTGGCTAACCCTGACCCACACTCAACGCTGGCACGCCCATCGCAAGAGCACCGGCTCCGGCCACGTTTACCAGGGACGGTTCAAATCATTCCCGATCCAGGAGGACGAGCACTTCTATACGGTGTGCCGTTATGTCGAACGGAATGCCTTAACGGCGAAACTCGTAAAGCGGGCCGAAGACTGGCGTTGGGGCAGCCTGTATCACTGGAATCAGGGAACAACCGAACCGCAGCCTCTGTTAGCTCCCTGGCCACAGAGACGCAAACCGGGCTGGCTTGAACATGTTAACCAGTGTCTGACTGATCGCGAAGAACAGGCGCTGACACGCAGTATTCAACGCGGCACCCCGTTTGGAGATAAGGAGTGGACCGAAAATACAGTCCAACAACTCGACCTGGAAAGTACTTTAAAACCCCGAGGCAGACCTCGAAAAGTAGATTAA
- a CDS encoding sodium:proton antiporter, which produces MNFFDIAGILVALAAAFAFINHKLLKLPTTVGLMLLAMLHAIALLLIDRIVPGATVLTAAETLIGSIDFDQTLMQGMLGYLLFAGALHVNLNDLKEQTAVIALLATIGVLATTFIVGGLTYLITGWLGIEVRFIYCLIFGSIVAPTDPIAVLGIFKSLGAPKSLETKIAGESLFNDGVGVVVFIALLGIAGLGGHGESHTDENPQVESNQVVQQSEQEPPHEAQADTEVAETNASDVAKLFALEAGGGIALGFVLGLLAFLLLRSIDHYATEILISLAVVTGGYALAMKLHLSGPLAMVVAGLILGNHGRTLAMSDKTRDHLDTFWELVDELLNAVLFVLIGLEVLVLSFHEKYLLAGALAIPAALLARFLSVGTVITLVKKLTGRQFTSHAIKVMTWGGLRGGISVALALSLKEEIHAQQSQYDTVGELILTMTYVVVAFSILVGGLTIGPMLNRLGLAGQSKPDAH; this is translated from the coding sequence ATGAACTTTTTCGATATCGCCGGCATCCTCGTGGCCCTCGCAGCGGCCTTCGCATTCATTAACCACAAACTGCTCAAGCTGCCCACAACGGTCGGCCTGATGCTGTTAGCGATGCTGCACGCAATCGCCCTGCTGCTGATCGATCGGATCGTGCCCGGGGCGACGGTGCTCACCGCGGCCGAAACGCTCATCGGCTCCATCGACTTCGACCAGACGCTGATGCAGGGCATGCTCGGCTACCTGCTCTTTGCCGGGGCGCTGCATGTCAACCTCAACGACCTTAAGGAACAAACTGCAGTCATCGCCCTGCTCGCGACCATCGGCGTTCTCGCTACGACATTCATCGTCGGCGGACTCACTTATCTCATCACCGGCTGGCTCGGCATCGAGGTCCGCTTCATCTACTGTCTGATCTTCGGTTCCATCGTCGCCCCCACCGACCCAATCGCAGTCCTGGGAATCTTCAAGAGCCTCGGCGCCCCCAAGTCGCTGGAGACCAAAATCGCGGGTGAGTCGCTGTTCAACGACGGCGTCGGCGTGGTGGTCTTTATCGCACTCCTGGGCATTGCCGGTTTGGGCGGGCATGGCGAGTCACACACAGACGAAAATCCGCAAGTGGAGTCGAACCAGGTCGTTCAGCAGAGCGAACAGGAACCTCCGCACGAGGCTCAAGCAGACACAGAGGTCGCAGAGACAAATGCCAGCGACGTTGCAAAACTCTTCGCCCTCGAAGCTGGCGGCGGCATTGCGTTGGGCTTTGTGCTGGGGCTGCTCGCCTTCCTGCTGTTGCGATCCATCGATCACTACGCGACGGAGATTTTGATTTCGCTGGCGGTCGTGACAGGCGGATACGCGCTGGCGATGAAGCTGCACCTCTCGGGGCCATTGGCAATGGTCGTCGCAGGGCTGATCCTGGGGAACCACGGCCGCACACTGGCGATGTCCGACAAAACCCGCGATCACCTGGACACGTTCTGGGAACTGGTCGACGAGCTGCTGAACGCGGTGCTGTTTGTGCTGATCGGCCTGGAGGTCCTGGTGCTGTCGTTCCACGAGAAATATCTGCTGGCTGGTGCACTGGCCATCCCCGCGGCACTTCTGGCGCGGTTCCTCTCCGTGGGCACGGTGATCACCCTTGTGAAGAAGCTGACCGGCCGACAGTTCACATCGCATGCGATCAAAGTCATGACCTGGGGCGGTCTCCGCGGCGGAATCAGTGTGGCCCTCGCCCTCTCACTCAAGGAAGAGATCCACGCCCAGCAATCACAGTACGATACCGTCGGCGAACTCATCCTGACCATGACCTACGTCGTCGTCGCCTTCTCCATCCTCGTCGGCGGCCTGACCATCGGCCCGATGCTCAACCGCCTGGGCCTCGCAGGACAAAGCAAACCAGACGCCCATTAA